The Erwinia sorbitola nucleotide sequence CGCCAGAACATCACTCATCTGGTGGAAGCCGGCCAATACTTCGGACTCGCTGCCCTCCGGCCCATACAGCATCGGCATCACTTCTTTGCCGAGATGGCTGGCCGGAACGCTGAACGATTTCCCATCCGCATCAACCATATGCACATCATTCCAGCGTGCAACCGGGACATACTCAACCAGATGAATTTTTAATTCGTCCGGCCACTGCTTACGCACGCTCACCTGCTGAATCCATGGCAAGCGTTCAATCTGTTGCTGAATAACGTCCACATCCTGCGACATAAAAGTACCGGGCTCACCCAGCGACAAAATCGCCTGGCGGATGTCATCGTTAGTGGTGTAATGCGTCTGCCCGGTGACCACCAGCTTAGACAGCGGTAGCCTCGATGCATCGTTCATCCACTTCAACACCACAAAGCCACCGGCCAGCATCACACCAATCACCATCAGCAGGAACACAATCCCTGCGAGGCGTGAGCCGTTACTGCGCCCGGTACGTGCCTTTTCCTGCGCCTCACGGTTACGGACATTCAGAGCAGCCTGAGACATATCAGTCGGCCAGTTCCAGAATGCGCGCTACCAGCTGCGAAAAACTCATGCCTGCCTGTTTTGCCGCCATCGGCACCAGACTGTGGCTGGTCATACCCGGAGAAGTATTCACTTCAAGCAGATAGAAACGCCCGTCGCCGCCCATCATGACGTCAACGCGTCCCCACCCGCTGCAACCCAGTGCGCGCCAGGCTGCAATGACCAGATCGCTTAATTCTGCTTCTTTTTCTGCACTCAACCCGGCAGGACAGAAGTACTGAGTATCGTCAGAAATGTATTTCGCTTCATAGTCATAGAACTCACTGGCAGTCTGAATGCGAATCGATGGCAAGATCTCTTCGCCAATTACGCCCACCGTGTACTCCGGCCCGCTGAGAAACGCTTCCACCAGCACTTCATCGTCATGACGGAACGCTTCATCCAGTGCCGCCGGGAATTGCCAGGCTTCATTGACCCGAGAAATCCCCACGCTCGAACCTTCACGGCTCGGTTTAACGAACAGCGGCAGGCCAAGGGCATCAATGCTTTCCAGCTCTTCGGGTGTCAGGCCGTCATCCATCTGCTTACGCGTCAACGCAACAAACGGAGAAACCGGTAAACCACAGCCCTGCCACAGATACTTACTGCGCAGTTTGTCCATGGTGATAGCGGATGCCATAACGCCACTGCCGGTGTAAGGGATGTTGAGAAACTCCAGCACACCTTGCAACGTTCCATCTTCACCGCCGCGGCCATGCAGGGCGATAAAGGCTTTATCAAAACCTTCTTCTTTCAGACGCATCACCGGGAAATCACGGATATCCACCGGATGTGCATTGATGCCAGCTTCCTGCAAGCCCTGAAGTACCGCAGCACCAGATAACAGCGATACGTCTCGTTCTGCGGAGGTTCCACCCAGCAATACTGCTACTTTCTCAGCCATGATGTTCCTCGTTGGTTATTTGCAGCTGTAGCTTTTGCTCTGCCAGAGTGCGGGCAATACGCCCGACGTTACCGGCTCCCTGAACCAGGATCAGGTCGTTACCGGTCAGTTTTGGCAGCAGCATTTCCATTACCGCATCATGGTCTGAGACCAGGATCGGATCGACTTTGCCACGTCCGCGAATAGTGCGGCACAGTGAGCGGCTGTCCGCCCCGGGAATCGGCGACTCTCCGGCGGCATAGACATCCAGCATTAACAGTACGTCTACCTGAGACAGCACATTCGCGAAATCGTCATATAAATCACGGGTTCGCGTATAGCGGTGCGGCTGGAAAATCATCACCAGATTTTTATCCGGCCAGCCTGCACGCGCTGCTTTGATCGTAACATCCACTTCGGTCGGATGGTGGCCGTAATCATCAACCAGCATCGCCGTGCCGCCCTGGCCGTTCACCGCATCCAGCGGATATTCACCCAGGAAGTCAAAGCGACGGCCGGTTCCCTGGAAACTCTCCAGCGCGTTAAGAATATCTTCGTCTTCGATATTCTCTTCGGTCGCTACCGCTACGGCTGCCGCTGCATTCAGCGCATTATGACGCCCCGGAGCATTGAGGGTGACATGCATCAGCGGCTTGTCCTGACGTACCAGCGTAAAGTGCCCCTGGGCACCGCGCTGTTCGTAGTTCTCTATACGAACGTCCGCATCGTCGCTGAAACCGTAGGTCGTGATTTGGCGACCCACGCGTGGGATCAGATCGCGGATCACCGCATCATCAACACACAGTACAGCCCGGCCATAAAACGGCAGGTTGTGCAAAAAATTGATAAAGGTCTGCTTTAAATTTTCGAAGTCGCCCTGATAAGTATCCATATGGTCGGCTTCAATGTTCGTGACGATCGCCACCATCGGTTGCAGATGCAGGAACGATGCATCGCTCTCATCGGCTTCCGCAATCAGGTAACGGCTGCTGCCCAGGCGCGCATGGGTGCCTGCGGCTTTCACCAGTCCACCGTTGACAAACGTTGGGTCGAGGCCGCCTTCAGCGTAAATGCTCGACACCATCGCCGTAGTGGTGGTTTTACCGTGCGTACCGGCTACCGCAATGCCATGGCGGAAACGCATCAGCTCTGCCAGCATCTCAGCACGGCGAATGACCGGGATACGTGCTTCACGCGCTGCAACCACTTCCGGGTTATCCTGGGATACCGCGGTGGAGACAACCACAACGCTGGCATCGCTGACATTTTCCGGACGATGGTGAAAGTAAATCGTCGCGCCCAGCGCCGTCAGATGCTGGGTCACCGCGTTTGGAGCCAGGTCTGAACCACTGATTTCGTAACCTTCGTTCGCTAACACTTCGGCAATACCGCCCATGCCAGCACCACCGATGCCAACAAAGTGAATGTGCCGGACGCGACGCATCTCGGGCACGATAGAACGCAGTTTTGCCAGTTGCTGTGTATTCATCTCTTACCTGTGTTGCTCCGGGTCGGGCATGCCCGACCCCTACAAAATTCTTAATCAGATCGGGCATGCCCGACCCCTGCAATTCTCAACGGGCCGGGTATGCCCTGCCCTGTCCCTGCAATATCATTTTGCCGCTTTGCTTACTTCAGCAGCAACGCGCTCAGTTGCGTCCGGAATCGCCACCGCGCGGGCTTTTTCAGCCATCTGCAACAACGTTTTACGATCCCAGCGTGTCAGCGTTGCCGCCACCACTTCAGGGGTAAACTGCGGCTGCTCGTAAATCTTGGCAGCTCCGGCCTGCTCCAGCGGCAGGGCATTCCAGTACTGCTGACGATCTTTGTGCTGAAACGGTACAAAAATCGCCGGTAAACCTGCGGCTGCAATTTCACTGACGGTCAGCGCACCGGAACGACACACCACAACATCTGCCCACGCGTAGGCGCTGGCCATATCGTCGATAAACTCCGACACCCGATGCTGCGTCTGGTTCACCCGGTGATAATGTTGATTAACCGCATCAAGAGCACCCTTGCCTACCTGGTGCCACAGGATGATGTTGTCACCCATCAATTCAGCTACCTGCGGCATCGTCTGGTTAAGTACGCGCGCACCCTGACTGCCGCCAATCACCAGTATACGTGTCGGGCCTTCTCGTCCGGCTAAACGCGCCGCTGGCAGGGGCAGAGCCAGTACATCCGTACGCACCGGGTTACCCACGACTTCCGCATTGGGGAAGGCACCGGGAAACGCCTGCATCACTTTTGTCGCGATCTTTGCCAGCCACTTGTTGGTTAAACCGGCAATACCATTTTGTTCGTGCAGCACCACCGGGATACCGCAACTCCAGGCCGCCAGGCCGCCAGGACCGGAAACATAACCGCCCATACCCAGCACCACATCCGGCTTCCAGGCCTTCATAATGGCCCGCGCCTGGCGCCAGGCGTTAAAGATACGCAGTGGCGCTGCTAACAGCGCTTTAATACCTTTACCGCGCAGTCCGCTGATGCGAATAAAATCAATGTCGATACCATGCTTCGGCACTAAATCCGCTTCCATACGGTCAGCGGTACCCAGCCAGCGCACCTGCCAGCCCTGTGCCATCAGATGGTGTGCTACCGCCAGCCCGGGGAAAACATGCCCGCCAGTTCCGCCAGCCATCACCATCAGTCGCTTTCCACTCATCGACTATCCTCTGCTAAACGCCTGCGCTTTTGCCAGACGCGTTTCATAATCTATACGTAATAAGAACACGATGGCGGTCGACATTATAATCAGACTGGAACCACCGTAACTGATCAGCGGCAAGGTCAGGCCCTTTGTGGGCAACATGCCTGCCGCAGCTCCGACGTTAACCAGCGCCTGGAAACTGAACCAGACACCAATAGAACAGGCTAGAAAGCCGGAAAAACGCTGATCGAGTTCTAAAGCGCGCCGCCCGATGGACATCGCGCGAAAAGCGACGAAGAATACCATTAACAGGGCTAAAACCACACCGATATAACCCAGTTCTTCACCGATAATCGAGAAGATGAAGTCAGTATGCGCTTCGGGTAAATACTCCAGTTTTTGCACTGAATTTCCCAGGCCCTGTCCCC carries:
- the ftsQ gene encoding cell division protein FtsQ, with the translated sequence MSQAALNVRNREAQEKARTGRSNGSRLAGIVFLLMVIGVMLAGGFVVLKWMNDASRLPLSKLVVTGQTHYTTNDDIRQAILSLGEPGTFMSQDVDVIQQQIERLPWIQQVSVRKQWPDELKIHLVEYVPVARWNDVHMVDADGKSFSVPASHLGKEVMPMLYGPEGSESEVLAGFHQMSDVLAASKLKLKAASMTARRSWQLVLQDDIRLELGRNEDMKRLQRFIELYPTLQQQAQAENKLITYVDLRYDSGAAVGWAPAPIAPADSNQQQNQAQAKQQ
- a CDS encoding D-alanine--D-alanine ligase; translation: MAEKVAVLLGGTSAERDVSLLSGAAVLQGLQEAGINAHPVDIRDFPVMRLKEEGFDKAFIALHGRGGEDGTLQGVLEFLNIPYTGSGVMASAITMDKLRSKYLWQGCGLPVSPFVALTRKQMDDGLTPEELESIDALGLPLFVKPSREGSSVGISRVNEAWQFPAALDEAFRHDDEVLVEAFLSGPEYTVGVIGEEILPSIRIQTASEFYDYEAKYISDDTQYFCPAGLSAEKEAELSDLVIAAWRALGCSGWGRVDVMMGGDGRFYLLEVNTSPGMTSHSLVPMAAKQAGMSFSQLVARILELAD
- the murC gene encoding UDP-N-acetylmuramate--L-alanine ligase; this translates as MNTQQLAKLRSIVPEMRRVRHIHFVGIGGAGMGGIAEVLANEGYEISGSDLAPNAVTQHLTALGATIYFHHRPENVSDASVVVVSTAVSQDNPEVVAAREARIPVIRRAEMLAELMRFRHGIAVAGTHGKTTTTAMVSSIYAEGGLDPTFVNGGLVKAAGTHARLGSSRYLIAEADESDASFLHLQPMVAIVTNIEADHMDTYQGDFENLKQTFINFLHNLPFYGRAVLCVDDAVIRDLIPRVGRQITTYGFSDDADVRIENYEQRGAQGHFTLVRQDKPLMHVTLNAPGRHNALNAAAAVAVATEENIEDEDILNALESFQGTGRRFDFLGEYPLDAVNGQGGTAMLVDDYGHHPTEVDVTIKAARAGWPDKNLVMIFQPHRYTRTRDLYDDFANVLSQVDVLLMLDVYAAGESPIPGADSRSLCRTIRGRGKVDPILVSDHDAVMEMLLPKLTGNDLILVQGAGNVGRIARTLAEQKLQLQITNEEHHG
- the murG gene encoding undecaprenyldiphospho-muramoylpentapeptide beta-N-acetylglucosaminyltransferase yields the protein MSGKRLMVMAGGTGGHVFPGLAVAHHLMAQGWQVRWLGTADRMEADLVPKHGIDIDFIRISGLRGKGIKALLAAPLRIFNAWRQARAIMKAWKPDVVLGMGGYVSGPGGLAAWSCGIPVVLHEQNGIAGLTNKWLAKIATKVMQAFPGAFPNAEVVGNPVRTDVLALPLPAARLAGREGPTRILVIGGSQGARVLNQTMPQVAELMGDNIILWHQVGKGALDAVNQHYHRVNQTQHRVSEFIDDMASAYAWADVVVCRSGALTVSEIAAAGLPAIFVPFQHKDRQQYWNALPLEQAGAAKIYEQPQFTPEVVAATLTRWDRKTLLQMAEKARAVAIPDATERVAAEVSKAAK